A section of the Telopea speciosissima isolate NSW1024214 ecotype Mountain lineage chromosome 3, Tspe_v1, whole genome shotgun sequence genome encodes:
- the LOC122656321 gene encoding uncharacterized protein LOC122656321 isoform X3: protein MFNTFMLRCWDFWWQVKLVKCLVQNIVVDISFNQIGGLCTLCFLEQIDDLIGKDHLFKRSIILIKAWCYYESRILGAHHGLISTYALEILVFYIFHLFHSSLNGPLVVLYRFLDYYSKFDWDNYCISLNGPVCISSLPEIVVETPDNGGAGLLLGKEFLKKCVDLYSAPPRGFETNSRAFPQKHLNIIDPLKENNNLGRSVSKGNFYRIRSAFTYGARKLGRVLLLPGESLESELNKFFMNTLDRHGSGQRPDVQDSLPTFDANGPGPACSELAIEKGREDTIILESSSVGSIASVGESNIDNMGTVREEITNIKTSEMETNPGMQIATEPQRYPIKVAPSPMALDSDGFASGNSVSGNRLAGDAKDLATSRIQGLRNTSETSKSMSPSSETGGSPFGKAHHAPHLRFSRSSPKSGKPVNGNSERTKPLNSCSPKVSSWLPFFPDEEKSFSLQQEGSETVTNSSCYSFSNPEDTTSVGSANDILFVNSIVYPLEDLSLGCRVIDTTGTAGSTETVGSLADLSGDIESHFRSLQYGRLCTIMPFPPSSYQNKHGWEPFHQSLQFKRNMFPYPNANGAVPGPTFYPGNPHVVSGGAFGAEAPKPRGTGTYIPITNHGSYRDRPSMGRGKNTTPVSLGQLQRASRNNDGAAAPPETNLVEKGTQEQLQVQIPIFPGRGKPESLEFIQSGHPTIKGFSHPNGFSVPSEKPEFGSFGKLPLGTRLPDVSRQQLDPGSPNTRGSVSSLRSPTVQRLRPSLSMNQERIAVQSYHLKDDDDFPPLTI, encoded by the exons ATGTTGGGATTTCTGGTGGCAGGTTAAACTCGTCAAATGCCTTGTACAGAATATTGTAGTAGACATCTCTTTCAATCAAATCGGAGGACTCTGTACATTATGCTTTCTTGAGCAG ATTGATGATCTTATTGGCAAGGACCATCTCTTTAAACGCAGTATTATACTGATTAAAGCTTGGTGCTATTATGAGAGCCGCATTCTTGGTGCTCATCATGGTCTAATTTCTACATATGCTCTTGAAATATTGGTCTTTTATATCTTCCATCTATTTCATTCGTCCTTAAATGGCCCCCTAGTG GTTCTATACAGATTTTTGGACTACTACAGCAAGTTTGATTGGGATAACTACTGTATCAGTTTAAATGGTCCAGTCTGCATATCTTCTCTGCCTGAAATAGTGG TTGAGACACCTGATAATGGTGGGGCTGGCTTGTTGCTTGGTAAAGAATTTTTAAAGAAATGTGTGGACTTGTATTCAGCGCCACCAAGAGGGTTTGAGACCAACTCACGGGCATTTCCCCAGAAGCATCTTAACATCATTGATCCcttgaaagaaaataacaacCTTGGCCGTAGTGTCAGCAAAG GCAATTTCTATCGCATACGTAGTGCCTTCACATATGGGGCCCGAAAGCTTGGTCGGGTCCTTCTGCTACCAGGAGAAAGTTTAGAGAGTGAACTCAACAAGTTTTTCATGAACACCTTGGATAGGCATGGAAGTGGACAGAGGCCAGATGTACAGGACTCTCTCCCAACTTTTGATGCTAATGGGCCTGGTCCTGCATGCTCGGAGTTAGCTATTGAGAAAGGCAGAGAAGATACTATAATTCTGGAATCATCATCAGTTGGTTCCATTGCGTCAGTGGGGGAATCAAACATTGATAATATGGGAACTGTTCGTGAGGAAATCACTAACATCAAGACATCGGAGATGGAAACAAATCCTGGAATGCAAATTGCAACTGAGCCACAAAGATATCCAATCAAAGTGGCTCCCTCTCCAATGGCATTGGACTCGGATGGTTTTGCATCTGGAAATTCTGTTTCAGGAAATCGTCTGGCTGGGGATGCAAAAGATCTTGCTACCTCCAGAATTCAAGGTCTGAGAAACACAAGCGAGACCTCTAAATCTATGTCTCCAAGTAGTGAGACTGGTGGTTCACCATTTGGAAAAGCACATCATGCACCTCATCTCAGATTCTCTCGCTCATCTCCAAAAAGTGGGAAGCCTGTAAATGGAAATTCTGAACGAACAAAGCCATTAAATTCTTGTAGCCCCAAGGTGTCTTCTTGGCTACCTTTTTTTCCTGATGAAGAGAAGAGCTTCAGTTTACAGCAAGAGGGGAGTGAGACAGTCACTAATAGTTCATGCTACTCATTTAGTAATCCTGAAGATACAACTTCTGTTGGCTCAGCAAATGATATTCTATTTGTGAACTCAATTGTTTATCCCTTGGAAGATTTGTCACTTGGATGCAGGGTTATAGATACAACTGGCACTGCTGGAAGCACTGAAACTGTGGGTTCTTTGGCAGATCTTAGTGGTGACATCGAGAGTCACTTCAGAAGTCTCCAATATGGTCGGTTGTGCACTATTATGCCATTTCCTCCATCTTCTTACCAGAATAAGCATGGTTGGGAACCCTTTCATCAGTCTCTGCAGTTTAAGCGAAACATGTTTCCTTATCCTAATGCCAATGGTGCTGTCCCAGGACCAACATTCTACCCTGGGAACCCTCACGTGGTGTCTGGTGGTGCTTTTGGTGCTGAAGCGCCTAAACCACGGGGAACTGGCACATACATTCCTATCACG AACCATGGTTCGTACAGGGACAGACCCTccatggggaggggaaagaaTACAACTCCAGTGTCCCTTGGTCAGTTGCAGAGAGCATCTCGTAACAATGATGGGGCTGCAGCACCGCCTGAGACAAACTTAGTTGAAAAAGGCACTCAGGAGCAGTTGCAGGTACAAATCCCGATTTTTCCTGGACGTGGGAAGCCTGAATCACTGGAATTTATCCAGTCAGGTCACCCCACTATTAAAGGGTTCTCCCATCCCAATGGGTTCTCTGTCCCTTCTGAGAAGCCTGAATTTGGATCTTTTGGGAAACTGCCATTGGGTACACGCTTGCCAGATGTGAGCAGGCAGCAGCTAGACCCTGGCTCTCCAAACACTCGGGGATCAGTTTCAAGCCTCCGATCACCCACAGTGCAGAGACTGAGACCGTCATTGAGTATGAATCAGGAAAG GATTGCAGTACAGTCATACCATCTgaaagatgatgatgatttccCCCCTTTGACCATTTGA